The following are encoded together in the Methylorubrum sp. B1-46 genome:
- a CDS encoding DUF2948 family protein, whose amino-acid sequence MELLKLAALDVEDLAVISAHLQDAILRAEDLAWLPGEHRFALAARRFDWSVPPGEPPRRRLSGLHFERVLSVKARGITPGAASGETLSLLAITFEETEAPSGFATLVFSGGAAIRLELECIEVRLKDLGPVWQADGRPDHEAARSLVENRP is encoded by the coding sequence ATGGAGCTTCTCAAGCTCGCCGCCCTCGACGTCGAGGATCTCGCCGTCATCTCGGCCCACCTGCAGGACGCGATCCTGCGGGCTGAGGATCTCGCGTGGCTGCCGGGCGAGCACCGCTTCGCCCTGGCGGCGCGCCGCTTCGACTGGTCGGTGCCTCCGGGCGAACCGCCCCGGCGCCGGCTCTCGGGCCTGCATTTCGAGCGGGTGCTGTCGGTGAAGGCCAGGGGCATCACGCCGGGGGCGGCCTCGGGCGAGACCCTGAGCCTGCTGGCCATCACCTTCGAGGAGACCGAGGCCCCCTCCGGATTCGCCACCCTGGTCTTTTCCGGCGGCGCTGCGATCCGCCTCGAACTCGAATGCATCGAGGTGCGCCTGAAGGATCTCGGCCCGGTCTGGCAGGCCGATGGCCGCCCCGACCACGAGGCGGCGCGCAGCCTCGTCGAGAACCGCCCGTGA
- a CDS encoding UPF0262 family protein: MKAEPKQGEDGAPEKPRNRLASVRFDEASIGRGNPDQEHERAIAIYDILEDNAFTLPDRDDGPYALVLGLVENKLSFAIATEAGEPVMTHLLSLTPFRRVIRDYEMICESYYSAIRTASPTQIEAIDMGRRGLHNEASELLRQRLEGKVDLDHDTARRLFTLIFALHWKG, encoded by the coding sequence ATGAAGGCCGAACCGAAGCAGGGGGAAGACGGGGCGCCGGAGAAGCCGAGGAACCGGCTTGCGTCGGTGCGCTTCGACGAGGCGTCGATCGGCCGGGGCAATCCCGACCAGGAGCACGAGCGCGCCATCGCGATCTACGACATCCTGGAGGACAACGCCTTCACCCTGCCCGACCGCGACGACGGCCCCTACGCCCTGGTCCTCGGCCTCGTCGAGAACAAGCTGTCCTTCGCCATCGCGACGGAGGCCGGCGAGCCGGTGATGACCCACCTGCTCTCGCTCACCCCGTTCCGCCGGGTCATCCGCGACTACGAGATGATCTGCGAGAGCTATTACAGCGCGATCCGCACCGCCTCGCCGACGCAGATCGAGGCGATCGACATGGGCCGGCGCGGCCTGCACAACGAGGCGTCCGAACTCCTGCGGCAGCGCCTGGAGGGCAAGGTCGATCTCGACCACGACACCGCGCGACGCCTGTTCACCCTGATCTTCGCCCTGCACTGGAAGGGCTGA
- the hemA gene encoding 5-aminolevulinate synthase has product MPVNLMPVNAADSATLSDESIVGGDGGVDETGASNGRPRFERPPVRPAGPRTDYDGHFRAALDRLHSERRYRVFADIERISGRFPQATWRRPEGGNREITVWCSNDYLGMGQHPEVVGALTQTAARCGVGAGGTRNIAGNNSPLVDLERELADLHGKEAGLVFTSGYVSNQAGISTIAKLIPNCLILSDAFNHNSMIEGVRHSGCEKRVFRHNDLEHLEQLLAEAGDRPKLIAFESVYSMDGDVAPIAAICDLADAYGAMTYLDEVHAVGLYGERGAGIAERDGVMHRVDVIEGTLAKGFGCVGGYITGSATLCDAVRSHAAGFIFTTALPPAVAAAARASVRYLKRSKLEREAHQRQAARTKAALETAGLPVLRTETHIVPLMVGDAELCKAAADHLLERHGIYIQPINYPTVPRGTERLRITPSPFHDDERIGALTAALVETWDTLDLPRAGTVFAAAAE; this is encoded by the coding sequence ATGCCCGTGAACCTGATGCCCGTGAACGCTGCCGACAGCGCCACCCTGTCCGACGAGTCGATCGTGGGCGGTGATGGCGGCGTGGACGAGACCGGTGCAAGCAACGGCCGGCCCAGATTCGAGCGGCCGCCGGTCCGCCCCGCCGGTCCGCGCACGGATTACGACGGTCATTTCCGCGCGGCCCTCGACCGCCTGCACAGCGAGCGCCGCTACCGCGTCTTCGCCGATATCGAGCGCATCTCGGGCCGCTTTCCGCAGGCCACGTGGCGGCGCCCGGAGGGCGGCAACCGCGAGATCACCGTATGGTGCTCGAACGATTACCTCGGCATGGGCCAACACCCCGAGGTGGTCGGCGCCCTGACCCAAACCGCCGCCCGCTGCGGCGTCGGCGCCGGCGGCACCCGCAACATCGCCGGCAACAACTCGCCGCTGGTCGATCTGGAGCGTGAGCTCGCCGACCTGCACGGCAAGGAGGCCGGCCTCGTCTTCACCTCCGGCTACGTCTCGAACCAGGCCGGCATCTCGACGATCGCCAAGCTGATCCCGAACTGTCTGATCCTGTCGGACGCCTTCAACCACAACTCGATGATCGAGGGCGTGCGCCATTCCGGCTGCGAGAAGCGCGTCTTCCGGCACAACGATCTCGAACATCTCGAGCAATTGCTCGCCGAGGCCGGCGACCGGCCCAAGCTGATCGCCTTCGAGTCGGTCTATTCGATGGACGGCGACGTGGCGCCGATCGCGGCGATCTGCGACCTCGCCGATGCCTACGGCGCGATGACCTATCTCGACGAGGTCCACGCGGTCGGCCTCTATGGCGAGCGCGGCGCCGGCATCGCCGAGCGCGACGGCGTGATGCACCGGGTTGACGTGATCGAGGGCACGCTGGCCAAGGGCTTCGGCTGCGTCGGCGGCTACATCACCGGTTCGGCGACGCTGTGCGACGCGGTCCGCAGCCACGCGGCCGGCTTCATCTTCACCACTGCCCTGCCGCCGGCCGTGGCTGCGGCGGCGCGGGCCTCGGTGCGCTATCTCAAGCGCTCGAAGCTGGAGCGCGAGGCGCATCAGCGCCAGGCCGCCCGCACCAAGGCGGCGCTGGAGACGGCCGGCCTGCCGGTGCTGCGCACCGAGACCCACATCGTGCCGCTGATGGTGGGCGACGCCGAGCTGTGCAAGGCGGCGGCCGACCACTTGCTGGAGCGTCACGGCATCTACATCCAGCCGATCAACTACCCCACCGTCCCGCGCGGCACCGAACGGCTGCGCATCACGCCCTCGCCCTTCCACGACGACGAGCGCATCGGCGCGCTGACCGCGGCGCTGGTCGAGACCTGGGACACGCTGGACCTGCCGCGGGCCGGGACGGTGTTCGCCGCGGCCGCGGAATAG
- a CDS encoding helix-turn-helix transcriptional regulator, with protein sequence MTIHSRPLPSAIRSASIEPSLTLSDEGAALIDRIYEAAALPELWREVLTELARFAGAPEAVMIVSTGTHYRDFVTTSAAFDALVAEHLHFPGNVRTERLLALRHPGFLNDLDVVTEEEIATLPLYQDFLIPRGYGAGTATTVMVPSGDSVIVHCERARAEGDFGPQVLSALNGLRPHLARAALLSARLEMERVTTTTRTLEALGLPAAVLGSGGRVIGANPTLVAMMPHTLSDQPSRLAVVDPAADRLLRDAVARSGQAGDMPVRSIPIAASGERPPVILHLVPIRGAAHDVFVRAHFVLIATPVVAQDVPSADVVQGLFDLTPGEARLATLIAAGDPPVPAAAKLGITPNTARSVLKRIFQKTGVTRQAELVGLLAGRGLKE encoded by the coding sequence ATGACGATCCATTCTCGCCCCCTTCCCTCCGCAATCCGCTCAGCCTCGATCGAGCCGTCCCTCACGCTCTCGGACGAGGGTGCAGCCCTGATCGACCGGATCTACGAGGCGGCGGCCCTGCCCGAGTTGTGGCGCGAGGTTCTGACCGAGCTTGCCCGTTTCGCCGGAGCGCCCGAGGCGGTGATGATCGTCTCGACCGGCACGCATTACCGCGACTTCGTGACGACCTCGGCCGCGTTCGACGCCCTGGTGGCCGAACATCTGCATTTTCCCGGCAATGTCCGCACGGAGCGGCTTCTGGCGTTGCGCCATCCCGGTTTCCTCAACGACCTCGACGTCGTGACGGAGGAGGAGATCGCGACGCTACCGCTCTATCAGGACTTCCTGATCCCGCGGGGGTACGGTGCGGGCACCGCGACGACCGTGATGGTGCCGAGCGGCGACAGCGTGATCGTGCATTGCGAGCGCGCCCGCGCCGAGGGCGATTTCGGCCCGCAGGTGCTGTCCGCCCTCAACGGCCTACGCCCTCATCTGGCGCGGGCCGCCCTGCTCTCCGCACGCCTGGAAATGGAACGGGTGACCACCACGACCCGAACGCTCGAAGCGCTCGGCTTGCCCGCCGCCGTGCTCGGAAGTGGCGGCCGGGTCATCGGTGCCAATCCAACCCTGGTGGCGATGATGCCCCACACCCTCAGCGATCAGCCCTCGCGGCTTGCCGTGGTCGATCCGGCCGCCGACCGGCTGCTGCGCGACGCGGTGGCGCGTTCGGGACAGGCGGGCGACATGCCGGTGCGATCGATTCCGATCGCCGCCAGCGGCGAGCGCCCGCCGGTGATCCTTCACCTCGTGCCGATCCGCGGCGCGGCGCACGACGTGTTCGTCCGGGCGCACTTCGTGCTGATCGCCACGCCCGTCGTGGCCCAGGATGTGCCGAGCGCAGATGTCGTCCAGGGCCTGTTCGACCTGACGCCGGGGGAGGCGCGGCTCGCGACCCTGATCGCGGCGGGCGATCCGCCGGTGCCCGCCGCCGCCAAGCTCGGGATCACCCCCAACACCGCGCGCTCGGTGCTGAAGCGCATCTTCCAGAAGACCGGCGTGACGCGTCAGGCCGAACTCGTCGGCCTGCTCGCGGGCCGGGGATTGAAGGAATAA
- a CDS encoding alkylphosphonate utilization protein: MPDTDDTYIYDEALGEWRPAGAPAAETPAARPPVRDAAGNILADGDAVTLIKDLKVKGANQTLKQGTVIRSIRLTDDPEEIDCRHDSIKGLVLRTEFVRKR; this comes from the coding sequence ATGCCGGATACCGACGACACGTATATCTACGACGAAGCGCTCGGCGAATGGCGCCCCGCCGGCGCGCCGGCGGCCGAGACGCCGGCGGCCAGGCCCCCTGTCCGCGACGCCGCGGGCAACATCCTGGCCGACGGCGATGCGGTCACCCTGATCAAGGACCTCAAGGTCAAGGGCGCGAACCAGACCCTGAAGCAGGGCACCGTCATCCGCTCGATCCGCCTCACGGATGACCCGGAGGAGATCGATTGCCGCCACGACAGCATCAAGGGCCTCGTCCTGCGCACGGAATTCGTGCGCAAGCGCTGA
- a CDS encoding low molecular weight phosphatase family protein: MTDDAIPGTGPKKQRVQSVLFMCNFNAVRSLAAEAIARHYFGKSTYVQSAGVRSGEPSDPFMIAALDEIGIDAARHKPRTIEQLEDWEGLNFDLIITLSPEAHHRALELTHTLAADVEYWPTPDPTLVQDGTREQRLDGYRDVRDGLTYRIKSRLKG; this comes from the coding sequence ATGACGGACGACGCCATCCCGGGGACCGGGCCGAAGAAGCAGCGGGTCCAGTCGGTCCTGTTTATGTGCAATTTCAACGCGGTGCGCTCGCTGGCGGCGGAGGCGATCGCGCGCCACTATTTTGGCAAGTCCACCTACGTGCAGTCGGCCGGCGTGCGCTCGGGTGAGCCGAGCGACCCGTTCATGATCGCGGCGCTCGACGAGATCGGCATCGACGCTGCCCGCCACAAGCCGCGGACCATCGAGCAGCTCGAGGATTGGGAAGGGCTGAACTTCGACCTGATCATCACCCTGTCGCCGGAGGCCCACCACCGGGCGCTCGAACTGACGCACACCCTGGCGGCGGATGTCGAGTACTGGCCGACGCCGGACCCGACCCTGGTGCAGGACGGCACCCGCGAGCAGCGCCTCGACGGCTACCGCGACGTGCGTGACGGCCTGACCTACCGGATCAAGTCCCGACTGAAGGGGTGA
- a CDS encoding DUF2059 domain-containing protein, translating to MRQEMLSGLLGLGLLCAPILVTGAVPALAQTPAKPAAPTVTADPERLAAAREVVAAAQGDRAAVLAAMKAPMAGVMQQMGLTDPKKAQVMVDEVVLPTLSEHYDDLLAVQALSFAAVLSKEDLKAVAAFYATPAGKNLVKAQPQLSQAMLTGMQQWMGTLMPQLKEKVEKAAAAHGWSNEVKRR from the coding sequence ATGCGACAGGAGATGCTCTCCGGACTTCTCGGCCTCGGCCTGCTCTGCGCGCCAATCCTCGTCACGGGCGCGGTTCCCGCCCTGGCGCAGACGCCGGCTAAACCGGCGGCACCGACGGTCACCGCCGATCCGGAGCGACTGGCTGCAGCCCGCGAGGTCGTGGCCGCGGCGCAGGGCGACCGTGCCGCGGTGCTCGCGGCGATGAAGGCCCCGATGGCCGGCGTCATGCAGCAGATGGGCCTGACGGATCCGAAGAAGGCACAGGTGATGGTGGACGAGGTCGTCCTGCCCACGCTCTCCGAACATTACGACGACCTGCTCGCGGTCCAGGCCCTCAGCTTCGCCGCGGTCCTCTCGAAGGAGGATCTGAAGGCGGTCGCCGCCTTCTACGCCACGCCGGCGGGCAAGAACCTCGTCAAGGCGCAGCCGCAGTTGAGCCAGGCCATGCTGACGGGGATGCAGCAATGGATGGGCACGCTGATGCCGCAGCTCAAGGAGAAGGTCGAAAAGGCCGCCGCGGCGCATGGCTGGTCGAACGAGGTCAAGCGGCGCTGA
- the murA gene encoding UDP-N-acetylglucosamine 1-carboxyvinyltransferase, with translation MDRIHITGGTPLNGTIPISGAKNAALPLMIASLLTGETLELINVPRLADIAALTRILGNHGVDHMVVGKRPGQTTETGQTVRLTASNVIDTTAPYDLVSTMRASFWVIAPLLARFGEAKVSLPGGCAIGTRPVDLLLMALEKLGAEIEIDGGYVVAKTKNGLRGAEIDFPKVTVGGTHVALMAAALAYGTTVIDNAAREPEVVDLAECLAKMGARIEGAGTSRIVVEGVARLGGARHEVLPDRIETGTYAMAVAMTGGDVSLVNTRADLLSSALDTLASTGAEVTSLPDGIRVRRNGGGINPADVTTDPFPGFPTDLQAQFMALMTLAKGQSRIRETIFENRFMHVQELARLGARIRLDGDLAVVEGVERLKGAPVMATDLRASVSLVIGALAAEGETQINRVYHLDRGFEALEAKLGRCGAQIERVRA, from the coding sequence ATGGACCGCATCCACATCACCGGCGGCACGCCGCTCAACGGCACGATCCCGATCTCGGGCGCCAAGAACGCGGCCCTGCCGCTGATGATCGCGAGCCTTCTGACCGGGGAGACGCTGGAACTCATCAACGTGCCGCGGCTCGCCGACATCGCGGCGCTGACGCGCATCCTCGGCAATCACGGCGTCGACCACATGGTCGTCGGCAAGCGGCCCGGCCAAACCACCGAGACCGGCCAGACCGTCCGGCTCACCGCCTCGAACGTCATCGACACCACCGCCCCCTACGATCTCGTCTCGACCATGCGGGCGAGCTTCTGGGTCATCGCGCCCCTGCTCGCCCGCTTCGGCGAGGCCAAGGTGTCCCTGCCCGGCGGCTGCGCGATCGGCACGCGTCCGGTCGACCTGCTGCTCATGGCGCTGGAAAAACTCGGCGCCGAGATCGAGATCGACGGCGGCTACGTCGTCGCCAAGACCAAGAACGGCCTGCGCGGCGCCGAGATCGATTTCCCCAAGGTCACGGTCGGCGGCACCCACGTCGCCCTGATGGCCGCGGCGCTCGCCTATGGCACCACGGTGATCGACAACGCCGCCCGCGAGCCGGAAGTGGTCGATCTCGCCGAGTGCCTGGCCAAGATGGGCGCGCGGATCGAGGGCGCGGGCACCTCCCGCATCGTCGTCGAGGGCGTCGCGCGCCTCGGCGGCGCCCGCCACGAGGTGCTACCCGACCGGATCGAGACCGGCACCTACGCCATGGCGGTGGCGATGACCGGCGGCGACGTCTCCCTCGTCAACACCCGGGCCGACCTGCTCTCGTCGGCCCTCGACACCCTGGCCTCAACCGGCGCCGAGGTCACGAGCCTGCCCGACGGCATCCGCGTGCGTCGCAATGGCGGCGGCATCAACCCAGCGGACGTCACCACCGATCCGTTCCCCGGCTTCCCGACCGACCTCCAGGCGCAGTTCATGGCGCTGATGACGCTGGCCAAGGGCCAGTCGCGCATCCGCGAGACGATCTTCGAGAACCGGTTCATGCACGTGCAGGAGCTGGCGCGGCTGGGCGCCCGGATCCGGCTCGACGGTGACCTCGCCGTGGTCGAGGGCGTGGAGCGGCTGAAGGGCGCGCCGGTGATGGCCACCGACCTGCGCGCCTCCGTTTCACTGGTGATCGGCGCGCTCGCGGCGGAAGGCGAGACGCAGATCAACCGCGTCTACCATCTCGACCGCGGCTTCGAGGCCCTGGAGGCCAAGCTCGGTCGCTGCGGCGCGCAAATCGAACGCGTCCGCGCCTGA
- a CDS encoding MBL fold metallo-hydrolase, whose product MRLQVLGCGDAFGSGGRFNTCFHVDASDAAQTGAFLIDCGASALIAIRRFGVEPNRIRTVFLTHLHGDHFGGLPWLILDGQLVSGRTDPLTVVGPPGTAERLPAAMEVLFPGSSTAERRFSVDVVEMEAGRPVETGGVRATAFTMRHPSGAPAHALRIEAAGKIVSYTGDTEWVDEIVAVGRGADLMIAEGYTVERPVKFHLDWATLKRRLPEIGPKRLMLTHMSSEMIAHPPDGYIAAEDGLVVTL is encoded by the coding sequence ATGCGACTCCAGGTTCTCGGCTGCGGGGACGCGTTCGGCTCGGGCGGGCGCTTCAATACCTGCTTCCACGTCGATGCATCGGACGCAGCGCAGACCGGCGCCTTCCTCATCGATTGCGGCGCCTCCGCGCTGATCGCGATCCGGCGTTTCGGCGTCGAGCCGAACCGCATCCGCACGGTGTTCCTGACGCATCTCCACGGCGACCATTTCGGCGGTCTGCCCTGGCTGATCCTCGACGGGCAGCTCGTCAGCGGGCGCACCGATCCGTTGACCGTGGTCGGACCGCCGGGCACGGCCGAGCGCCTGCCGGCGGCGATGGAGGTGCTGTTTCCCGGCTCCAGCACGGCCGAGCGCCGGTTCTCCGTCGACGTCGTCGAGATGGAGGCCGGGCGCCCGGTCGAGACCGGAGGCGTGCGGGCCACGGCCTTCACGATGCGCCACCCCTCCGGCGCCCCCGCGCACGCCCTGCGGATCGAGGCGGCGGGCAAGATCGTCAGCTATACCGGCGACACCGAGTGGGTGGACGAGATCGTCGCTGTGGGCCGCGGGGCCGACCTGATGATCGCCGAGGGCTACACTGTGGAGCGGCCGGTGAAGTTCCACCTCGACTGGGCGACGCTGAAGCGGCGCCTGCCCGAAATCGGTCCGAAGCGGCTGATGCTGACCCACATGAGCTCGGAAATGATTGCTCACCCGCCCGACGGGTACATCGCGGCGGAGGACGGGCTCGTCGTCACGCTTTGA
- the hisD gene encoding histidinol dehydrogenase, with protein sequence MIRLDSRSPDFGASFKRLLGLKREISEDVDETVRGIIAGVVSGGDAALVDYTRRFDRLGQDFSAAALRITPEEVEAAVAACPPEARAALALAAERIEAYHRRQIPEDHLSTDDLGVTAGWRWTAIESVGLYVPGGTASYPSSVLMNAVPARVAGVPRIVMVVPTPEGQLNPLVLAAAQLSGITEIYRVGGAQAVAALAYGTESISPVAKIVGPGNAWVAAAKRRVFGQVGIDMIAGPSEVLILADGHANPDWIAADLLAQAEHDEAAQSVLITDSDALAEAAEAAVERALTTLPREKIARASWRDYGAIIRVRDFDEAVPLVDAIAPEHLEIETQDADALALKIRNAGAIFLGSHTPEAIGDYVGGPNHVLPTARSARFSSGLGVLDFMKRTSILRCDPAALRALGPAAIALGESEGLDGHARSVAIRLNL encoded by the coding sequence ATGATCCGCCTCGACAGCCGCTCCCCTGACTTCGGGGCGTCCTTCAAGCGCCTGCTCGGCCTCAAGCGCGAAATCTCGGAGGATGTGGACGAGACCGTGCGCGGCATCATCGCCGGGGTCGTCTCCGGGGGCGACGCGGCGCTCGTCGATTACACCCGCCGCTTCGACCGGCTCGGCCAGGATTTCTCGGCCGCCGCCCTCCGCATCACCCCCGAGGAGGTGGAGGCGGCGGTGGCCGCCTGTCCGCCCGAGGCCCGCGCCGCCCTGGCGCTCGCCGCCGAGCGGATCGAAGCCTATCACCGCCGCCAGATCCCCGAGGACCACCTCTCCACCGACGACCTCGGCGTCACCGCCGGCTGGCGCTGGACCGCGATCGAATCGGTCGGGCTCTACGTGCCCGGCGGCACGGCGAGCTACCCCTCCTCGGTGCTGATGAACGCGGTGCCGGCGCGCGTGGCCGGCGTGCCGCGCATCGTCATGGTGGTGCCGACCCCGGAAGGGCAGCTCAACCCGCTGGTGCTGGCCGCCGCGCAGCTCTCCGGGATCACCGAGATCTACCGCGTCGGCGGCGCCCAGGCCGTCGCAGCGCTGGCCTATGGCACCGAGAGCATTTCGCCGGTGGCCAAGATCGTCGGCCCCGGCAATGCCTGGGTGGCGGCGGCCAAGCGCCGGGTGTTCGGGCAGGTCGGCATCGACATGATCGCCGGCCCCTCCGAGGTGCTGATCCTGGCCGATGGCCACGCCAACCCCGACTGGATCGCCGCCGACCTCTTGGCCCAGGCCGAGCACGACGAGGCGGCGCAGTCCGTGCTCATCACCGATTCGGATGCGTTGGCCGAGGCGGCGGAGGCGGCGGTGGAACGCGCCCTGACGACGCTGCCGCGTGAAAAGATCGCCCGTGCCAGCTGGCGCGATTACGGCGCGATCATCCGCGTGAGAGACTTCGACGAGGCGGTGCCGCTGGTCGACGCCATCGCGCCCGAGCACCTCGAGATCGAGACGCAGGACGCCGACGCACTCGCGCTGAAAATCCGGAACGCGGGGGCGATCTTCCTCGGGTCGCACACGCCCGAGGCGATCGGCGATTATGTCGGCGGCCCCAACCACGTGCTGCCGACCGCCCGCTCGGCACGGTTCTCCTCGGGTCTCGGCGTGCTCGACTTCATGAAGCGCACGTCGATCCTGCGCTGCGATCCGGCGGCCCTGCGGGCGCTCGGCCCCGCCGCGATCGCTCTGGGCGAATCGGAGGGGCTCGACGGTCACGCCCGCTCGGTGGCGATCCGGCTCAATCTCTGA
- a CDS encoding YicC/YloC family endoribonuclease, with product MTGFARSAGTTGAVQWLWEIRTVNGRGLDIRVRVPNGFDAAGEAARAALSKALARGQCQLNLTLTRPEAAARVRIDESLLASLAAAVARVPRPAGVGPATLDGLLSVRGVVEAESEAGADPEALNRELAAGIDRLVADLVTARRAEGARLHAIVSGQIADIARLTQAAQDCPARRPEAVRARLAESVAALVGAGGLDPDRLHQEAVLLAAKADVREELDRLRAHLDAVGELLAEGGAIGRRLDFLAQELGREANTLCAKAGDITLSRIGLDLKAVVEQFREQVQNVE from the coding sequence ATGACGGGCTTCGCCCGTTCCGCCGGCACGACCGGCGCGGTGCAGTGGCTGTGGGAGATCCGCACCGTGAACGGGCGCGGGCTCGATATCCGCGTGCGCGTGCCGAACGGCTTCGACGCGGCGGGGGAGGCGGCCCGCGCGGCCCTGTCCAAGGCGCTCGCCCGCGGCCAGTGCCAGCTCAATCTGACGCTGACGCGGCCCGAGGCGGCGGCACGGGTGCGCATCGACGAGAGCCTGCTGGCGAGTCTCGCCGCCGCGGTCGCCCGCGTGCCGCGCCCCGCCGGCGTCGGTCCGGCGACGCTCGACGGGCTGCTTTCCGTGCGCGGCGTCGTCGAGGCGGAGAGCGAGGCCGGGGCAGACCCGGAGGCGCTGAACCGGGAACTCGCCGCCGGCATCGACAGACTCGTCGCCGACCTCGTCACCGCCCGCCGGGCGGAAGGGGCGCGGCTGCACGCGATCGTCAGCGGACAGATCGCCGACATCGCCCGCCTGACCCAGGCCGCGCAGGATTGCCCCGCCCGCCGGCCCGAGGCGGTGCGCGCCCGGCTCGCGGAGTCGGTGGCCGCGCTCGTCGGCGCCGGGGGGCTCGATCCCGACCGCCTGCATCAGGAGGCGGTGCTGCTCGCCGCCAAGGCGGATGTGCGCGAGGAACTCGACCGCCTGCGGGCCCATCTCGACGCGGTGGGCGAGTTGCTGGCTGAGGGTGGCGCGATCGGGCGGCGGCTCGATTTCCTGGCCCAGGAACTCGGCCGCGAGGCGAATACGCTGTGCGCCAAGGCCGGCGACATCACCCTTTCGCGGATCGGACTCGACTTGAAGGCCGTGGTGGAGCAATTCCGCGAGCAGGTGCAGAACGTCGAGTGA
- a CDS encoding class II 3-deoxy-7-phosphoheptulonate synthase, translating into MAERWTPKTWRNLPIQQVPSYPDAGALQAVEAQLASFPPLVFAGEARKLKAALARVGAGEAFLLQGGDCAESFDEHSADNIRDFFRVFLQMAMVLTFAGGSPVVKVGRIAGQFAKPRSSPTETLDGVSLPSYRGDIINGLTFNEDARIPDPKRQLEAYRQSAATLNLLRAFATGGYANLENAHRWMLGFVKDSPQSSRYRDVAERMSDALDFMRAIGINPETHQEVRTTDFYTSHEALLLGYEESLTRVDSTSGDWYATSGHMLWIGDRTRQPDHAHVEYARGIKNPIGLKCGPSTTAEGLIRLIDLLNPENEAGRLSLICRFGADKVGDHLPGLIRTVQREGRNVVWVCDPMHGNTVAAGRYKTRPFERVMQEIEGFFGVHRAEGTIAGGIHLEMTGKDVTECTGGARALTADDLQDRYHTYCDPRLNAEQALEVAFLTAELVKRERAEIERPRLDAAE; encoded by the coding sequence ATGGCCGAGCGGTGGACCCCGAAAACCTGGCGCAACCTGCCGATCCAGCAGGTCCCGTCCTATCCGGACGCGGGCGCTCTTCAGGCCGTCGAGGCGCAGCTCGCGAGCTTTCCGCCGCTGGTCTTTGCCGGTGAGGCGCGCAAGCTGAAGGCGGCTCTGGCGCGCGTCGGGGCGGGTGAAGCCTTCCTGCTCCAGGGCGGCGATTGCGCCGAGAGCTTCGACGAGCACTCGGCCGACAACATCCGCGATTTCTTCCGCGTCTTCCTGCAGATGGCGATGGTGCTCACCTTCGCGGGCGGCTCGCCCGTGGTGAAGGTCGGCCGCATCGCCGGCCAGTTCGCCAAGCCGCGCTCCTCGCCAACCGAGACGCTCGACGGCGTGTCGCTGCCGAGCTACCGCGGCGACATCATCAACGGCCTGACCTTCAACGAGGACGCGCGGATCCCCGATCCGAAGCGCCAGCTCGAGGCCTACCGGCAGTCGGCGGCGACGCTGAACCTGCTGCGCGCCTTCGCCACCGGCGGCTACGCCAACCTCGAGAACGCGCATCGCTGGATGCTCGGCTTCGTGAAGGACAGCCCGCAATCTTCGCGCTACCGCGATGTGGCCGAGCGGATGTCGGACGCGCTCGACTTCATGCGTGCCATCGGCATCAACCCGGAGACGCACCAGGAAGTCCGCACTACGGACTTCTACACCAGCCACGAGGCGCTACTGCTCGGCTACGAGGAGTCGCTGACCCGCGTCGATTCGACGAGCGGCGACTGGTACGCCACCTCCGGCCACATGCTCTGGATCGGCGACCGCACCCGCCAGCCGGACCACGCCCACGTGGAATATGCCCGCGGCATCAAGAATCCGATCGGCCTCAAATGCGGGCCCTCGACCACGGCCGAGGGGCTGATCCGGCTGATCGATCTCCTCAACCCGGAGAACGAGGCCGGGCGCCTCAGCCTGATCTGCCGCTTCGGCGCGGACAAGGTCGGAGACCACCTGCCGGGGCTGATCCGCACGGTGCAGCGCGAGGGCCGCAACGTCGTGTGGGTCTGCGATCCGATGCACGGCAACACCGTCGCGGCGGGCCGCTACAAGACCCGGCCGTTCGAGCGGGTGATGCAGGAGATCGAGGGCTTCTTCGGCGTGCACCGCGCGGAAGGCACGATCGCCGGCGGCATCCATCTGGAGATGACCGGCAAGGACGTCACCGAATGCACCGGCGGCGCCCGCGCGCTGACGGCCGACGATCTGCAGGACCGCTACCACACCTACTGCGACCCGCGTCTCAACGCGGAGCAGGCGCTGGAGGTGGCCTTCCTCACCGCCGAACTGGTGAAGCGCGAGCGCGCCGAGATCGAGCGTCCGCGCCTCGATGCGGCGGAGTAG